The genomic region CACCCGCCTGTCAGTCTAGCCAAACACTAGGTCAGCACTCCTGTCCTGACTGTGTTTATAGTGTTTGTTGTACGACAATGTGTGTGAGCGGAGATGTACACTACATGGTCAAACGTATGTGGACATGCctttaaattagtggatttgcctatttcagtcacacccattgctgacaggtgtataaaatcgagcgcaccatgcaatctccatagacaaaaattggcagtagaatggcctgtactgaagagctcagtgacttgcAACATTGCaaagtcataggatgccaccttcccgGTAGCCTAGTGTttggagcattgggccagtaaccgaaaggttgctggatcaactccccgagctgacaaggtcacaatctgtcattctgtccctgaggTGCCGATTAAGGCAACCCCCTGCacgtctctgattcagaggggttgggttaaatgcggaagacacatttcagttgaaggcattcagttgtacaactgactagtatccccctttccaacaagtcagtttgtcacattctgccctgctagagttgcccctgtttatttttttattttactaggcaagttagttaagaacaaattcttattttcaatgacggcctaggaacagaacgacagatttgtaccttgtcagctcggggatttgaacttgcaacctttcggttactagtccaacgctctaaccacaaggctaccctgccaccccagggtcaacagtaagtgctgttattgtgaagtggaaacaaaattgtctgtcctaggttgcaacactcactacttagttccaaactgcctatggaagcaacgtcagcacaagaactgttagatgggagcttcatgaaatgggtttttaCATGGcaaagcagccgcacacaagcctaagatcaccatgtgcaatgccaagtgtcagcgggagtggtgtaaagctcgccgccattggactctggagtagtggaaatgtgttctccgGAGTGATGCATcatgtttcaccatctggcagtccgatggccgaatctgggtttggcggtcGCCAGGAGAAGgctacctgccctaatgcatagtgccaactgtaaagtttggtggatgaggaataatggtctggggttgtttttcatggttcgggctaggtccctgagttccaacatctagtggaaagccttcccagagtggaggctgttatagcagcaaaggggtactccatattaacgcccatgattttggaatgagatgtttgatgagcaggtgtccacatacctttggccatgtagtgtgtgtgtgtgtgtgtgtgtgtgtgtgtgcccccacACAATCTGCATAGGAAAGTATGTACAGTATTAGTCTTTCTGTAACACTACTTTGAGGTTAGAGTAACCAACTTAAAGCGATCGATAAGAAACAGTAAAGTTAGAGTAAGCAGAGATGAACTTACAGATGACAAATTAGATGATGTATATGAATGGTAAAATAGCTATTGGATACAGTAAATCTGGTGAGGTATGGGAAGTGTCATTGTTTTTGAGTACGGCCCTGTGTTTGTACACAGAGTTCAGCTGGACATGAATAATGACACAAGTGTCCACATAGTGCTCTTGAGTGTCTGTCAACAGCTGCGCTCCAAACCAGTGTGTGAGCAGACCAAATAAACAGCGACAAAGAGGGGTGGGGGACCCTGCCAGGATGTAGGTCAAAGGACAATCCCCAGCGGGGTCTGTAACAATAGGACATCGCCATAGGCATGATTAATGCAGTAGTTAAAACACGTAAATTAAACAATTCCTTTTAGTTTTTTAGTATATCAGCACATATTGTAAAGCGTATTGTACCCTTGAATCAAAATCATTCTATTCTTTCAGATTGATATAATTTACACTGATTCAAAGTATTTCCTGGAGGCCTTGGAGACAGTatgtccaaatggcaccctattccatatatagtgctctacttttaacCAGACCCCTATGGGGAATGGTCAAAAGTATAGtgcagtacatagggaataggaggccatttgggacAGTCCCTTGTCTCTTTCCTGGAGCGTGGCTGTAATTTGTTACACTTAAATCCAGCCGTGGTGAttatctgtgtgtttgtgggccATAGGGGTCATGGTCCTGTTGACCTCAAACCAGCCCTGAGACTGGGTGTTCCTCTTTCTTCCCTACTGACCGAGCAGGTCCCCGAGGAGCGACTAGCCCCACAAGTCACTCATCTGTGAGAGGCAGCGGTGGCACGGGGCGCTGCTGAAACACGAGATGGGgtaaggagatgaggaggaggggtgaagaggggtcgagaggagagaaaaggagagaagaggaggggaaggaaaggaAATGAGGGAGAtggggtagaagagaggagagcagcaGGGGAGTCCCAGATGAAAAATCATCTCTGTAACATGGAAGATATGAATGCAGTCACAGTCACCACTTGTGgatcaacatacagtgccttgcgaaagtattcggcccccttgaactttgcgaccttttgccacatttcaggcttcaaacataaagatataaaactgtattttttttgtgaagaatcaacaacaagtgggacacaatcatgaagtggaacaacatttattggatatttcaaacttttttaacaaatcaaaaactgaaaaattgggcgtgcaaaattattcagcccccttaagttaatactttgtagcgccacctgcacctatttggctccatccatcttcccatcaattttaaccatcttcgctgtccctgctgaagaaaagcaggcccaaaccatgatgctgccaccaccatgtttgacagtgggtatgatgtgttcagggtgatgagctgtgttgcttttacgccaaacataacgttttgcattgttgccaaaaagttcaattttggtttcatctgaccagatgtttggtgtgtctcccaggtggcttgtggcaaactttaaacgacactttttatggatatctttaagaaatggctttcttcttgccactcttccataaaggccagatttgtgcaatatacgactgattgttgtcctatggacagagtctcctacctcagctgtagatctctgcagttcatccagagtgatcatgggcatcttggctgcatctctgatcagtcttctccttgtatgagctgaaagtttagagggatggccaggtcttggtagatttgcagtggtctgatactccttccatttcaatattatcactcgcacagtgctccttgggatgtttaaagcttgggaaatctttttgtatccaaatccggctttaaacttcttcacaacagtatctcggacctgcctagtgtgttccttgttcttcatgatgctctctgcgcttttaacggacctctgagactatcacagtgcaggtgcatttatacagagacttgattacacacaggtggattgtatttatcatcattagtcatttaggtcaacattggatcattcagagatcctcactgaacttctggagagagtttgctgcactgaaagtaaaggggctgaataattttgcacgcccaatatttcagtttttgatttgttaaaaaagtttgaaatatccaataaatgtcgttccacttcatgattgtgtcccacttgttgttgattcttcacaaaaaaatacagttttatatctttatgtttgaagcctgaaatgtggcaaaaggtcgcaaagttccagggggccaaatactttcgcaaggcactgtacatgaaaGCGTAATGTAAATAGTTTGGGGATCAAATTTAAATTTGGCCAGTGTCCAGGGGGTAGGGTCCTGGCACAACTGGCTGATTATGAGTTGCTTCTACCACTGTCATAAAATCCAGGAACGACACAGCActtaaaacaaaacatttacattGATGTTTTTGACTATTTGTCTGTCAAGAAAAGGCTACCTGTCATTTATtcatttaaagggatagttctctcAAATTACAaaataactgtcacgccctggtcgaaatatattatgtttattcttcatttattcggtcaggctagggtgtgacatgggttattgtggtgtgtttttgtcttggggttttgtgggatgtctagcgttagtctatggctgcctgaggcggttctcaatcagagtcaggtgattatcgttgtctctgattgggaaccatatttaggcagccatattctttgtgtgtttcgtgggtgattgtccttagtgtccttgttcctgtctctatgttagtttacactagtataggctgtttcggttttcgttacgttctttttgttttgtagtatttgtattgattcgtgttttacattttttttcattaaacatggatcgcaatctacacgctgcattttggtccgactctccttcaccgcatgaaaaccgttacaataacaTATTGGTGTCCTTACACcataagcagtctatggacaaggcaTGATGACACGCTTTGGTTTAGTTTACCTGGCACTGTTTTCTAATGTTAATGTTTTAGCATGAGTGGTACAAATCTCATGCAAGTCATGGTACCTATAAAAAAAACTGCACATCATGACCAAAGCATCCTAAAGTATCTGAAGTTGACTGTGTAGCTCAACAAAGTCAGTTATAGGTCATTTGGATATTATACACGGaaaatgataatatacagttgaagtcagaagtttacatacacttaggttggagtcattaaaacttgtttttcaaccactccacaaatttcttgttaagaaactatagttttggcaagtcggtaaggacatctactttgtgcatgacacaagtaatttttccaacaattgtttacagacagattatttcacttaaaattcactgtatcacaattccagtgggtcagaagtttacatacactaaattgactgtgcctttaaacagcttgaaaattccagaaaattacaccatggctttagaagcttctgataggctaattgcataatttgagtcaattggaggtgtacctgtggatgtatttcaaggcctaccttcaaactcagtgcctctttgcttgacatcatgggaaaatcaaaagaaatcagccaagacctcagaaaaaaatgtgtagacctccacaagtctggttcatccttgggagcaatttccaaacgcctgaaggtaccacgttcatctgtacaaacaataatacgcaagttcAAACACggcttgcaactgcacatggggacaaagattgtactttttggagaaatgtcctctggtctgatgaaacaaaaatagaactgtttggccatatgtttggagaaaaaagggggaggattgcaagccgaagaacaccatcccgactgtgaagcacgggggtggcagcatcatgttgtgggggtgctttgctgcaggagggactgttgcacttcacaaaatagatggcgtaaTAAGAAAGCAAAAttgtgcatatattgaagcaacatctcaagacatcagtcaggaagttaaagcggtcgcaaatgggtcttccaaatggacaaatgaccctaagcatacttccaaagttaagGCAAAATGgcttttaaggacaacaaagtctctgtcaggaggaatgggccaaaattcacccaacttattgtgggaagcttgtggaaggcttcctgaaATGTTTGTcccaagtaaaacaatttaaaggcaatgctaacaaatactaattgagtgtatgtaaacttctgacccactgggaatgtgatgaaataaataaaagctgaaataaatcagtggtgatcctaactgacctaagacagggaatttttactaggattaaaatgtcaggaattgtgacaaatggagtttaaatgtatttggctaaggtgtatgtaaacttccaacttcaactgtaggtaccatgacattaggaaacagtGTCAGGAAACttaaccaaagcatggattgctgtcatacctggTCAATAGAATTACAGGTTAAGGAATCCAATAATgccattttgtaatttgggtgaagtATCCCTAAGCAAGTGATTCTGTTCAATGCAAATTGTACTATTTTATTCTCTATTCTGATCTATTCTATGGTGACGAGCAGAAATTATTTTCTGACACCCAATTGTGACGCACAGACCAACATCCCATCCCTTGAATCAAAATGAAGGATTTCGATAGTATGATCACAGTAGGCTTAAGCTACAATTCATGTTCATGCATTAGCCACTGTTCTTGCTGACATGCTCCCTTTCTAACAATGTTCACTCGTCGTTGTTTGATTGTAGGCTACTATTCGCAATTGACGTCGCTCTTCACTTTGATGTAGGGCGGTGTGTCGTTCAACGCACCGGATGAACTTGAGAAGCTGAACGGGAAACGATTTCTCTGTTTCTATTATCCTACACTCCTGCAACCAAAGACTGTATACAACACTTATAGTGTAAGTAGTTCTTTATATTAGGATCTATTAATTAAGTATTGCACATGCAATCAAAAAGTGTCGTTCAATCGAGATCGGTAACGTTAGCGATCTACTTTATTGCAGTTGCGTAACAGCGGTTGTTGTTACAATCTAACCACAGTCGGGACTTTTTGAACATGGCTGAACCAAGCGGCAAAAGATTGAAGACCAACCTGCCTAACTGTAAAACTCACCGAGCTTTTCTCGGGAGCAGAGTGAAACAGAATCTCCCAGCGATCGTTGAGGAGAGTTTGTGCGGAGTATCTACATTGATTATGGAGGTCGCTTACATACTTGATGCACTGGTAAGGGCGACCCGACCATCTAGCAATAGGCTGCAACTGCAAGTTACTTGTTTACGAAATTCTATCAGGGTAAattgagatggagagacaggggagtaggaggggagacgggggagtaggaggggagacgggaggtggagggaagatggagaaacatgggggaagagagaaagaggatggagagagtaaAACAAATGGACATCATGAGTTGATTACGTTTACCAAGTAGCCTATGAGAGTCACAATATAAATAAAGTTGTATGCTCTCCAATACAGCAATATATGTCAATAACCTATTTGTACGTGGATAACTCTTACCTGAGTTACTCTGTATTGACTCTTCCAGGCCAAGATATTTGAGCAGGATGACATTGCCTTGCCAAGAGTGGCAGCGTTCTTCCATGAGCAGTCTGTGAACGAGCAGGCGAAGGCTGAGGCCATGCTGGACTACCTGTCAGACAGAGGGGGACAGTACTGCAGTAAAGACATCCAGGTAAAGCTGCCCactcatagaaatagaatgaaccTCCAGTACACCCATTATAGCATAGTTGACCCGAATGGAGACGCTCATTCTACATATTCTAATTCTGTGTGCCCACTGCCAGCAGAGAGGGGATGGGCTTCTAACTCTAGGCACTAAAGCAGGGTTTCCACTAGTTtccccagccacaaagtcaaaattatattgaaaaaaataagctttttgatctcaatttaaggttaggcataagttTAGCAATGTGTTGAGAGTTGAGGTTAGGGTGGAGAATCAGATTTAAAGAATAAAATGGTAGAAATAggcagggtttatgactttgtgtctGTGGTAACTAGGGATGACCCTAAAGCAGGGCATGGAAAGGGAAatggtgatacctagtcagttgtacaactgaatgcattcaactgagatgtcttccacatttaacccaacccctctgaatcattTTTGAATTTCATCTAATAGAATTCGCTGCACAATATTGGGGAAGAGAGTCCACTTCAGATCCATGTGTGTTTGATAGCAACTGATAATCAGCTGATTTttgaagttcaacatgtagcctAGATGTAGTGGGTTCACATTAACTAGCCAGCTATCTAACTTGGCTGGTCATTTTTGCCCATGCGAGGAAGTTAGACTAGCAAgacttttagctagctagcctagtATAGGACATTGCTGTGAAGTAGCAGAGACAAcactatgacttgggtggctagaccctttaacaatttttagggccttcctctggtcccgccttgtatagaggtcctggatgacagtgAGCTCGGCCCCAGTGTTGTACTAGGCCGTAGGCACTagcctctgtagagccttgcggtcggatgccaagcacgTCGCATACCAATCGGTGATGCAGCCAGTAAAgatactctcaatggtgcagctgtagaactttttgaggatctgaaggcccatgccaaatcttttcagggGGAGTTGTCATGCCCCCttcgactgtgttggtgtgtttggaccatgatagaacgttagtgatgtggacaccaaggaacttgctaacttagctggttcattgttgcccatgaaaggaagttaggctagcaagcattttagccagctAGCTTAGTCTAggacatgaaaaactacaagcgTGTGTACTACTGTAtgacagtcatagactgttttgcCAACATGAATTAGAGATGGATGGCATTGGCGTTCATCTACTCTACAAGTAGggtcaaaaacatgtttttctaaTTGCGCACGCacacagaaatcagtaccatggagagccactgtattactgtattagaCAAAGCATATACGATATAATCTAGTTGATTTGAGGATGTTTAAGTTGAAATAGTGCTGGAATAGCGGAGGCAGTGCTCCTGTTTCTTTGTGCTGACTtgctgtggttctaaatcagtagttgCTTAGTAAACTGTCAAACATTAACTTCATTGAGCATGTTGTAAACAATGGGTGAAAATGTTTGTTACATACAATATTTGTTTTGTCTACTTCACCGGATGTTGcttccggttttgtgatgaatcacaacacctatgtgagaatgctgatcattgactacagctccatgttcaacaccatagtgtcttcaaagctcatcactaagctaaggaccctgggacttaacacctcgctctgcaactggattctggatttgctgacgggccacccccaggtggtaagggtaggcaacaacacatctgccacgctgataatcaacacgggggcccctcaggggtacgtgcttagtcccctcctgtactccctgttcacccatgactgcgtggccaagcacgactccaacaccatcattaagtttgctgacgacactacGGTGGTAGACCTGATCGCCGACAACGAGgagatagcctatagggaggaggtcagaaacctggcagtatggtgccaggacaacatcatctccctcaacgtgatcaagacaaaggagatgatcgtggactacaggaaaaggaggaccgagcacgctccattctcatcaacggggctgtagtgtagcaggttgagagcttcaagttccttggtgttcacatcaccaacaaattttCATGGTCCAAACACTCCAAGACAgaagtgaagagggcacgacaatgccttttccccctcaggagactgaaaagatttggcctgggtcctcagatcctcaaagttctccAGCTGCGCCAGGagaatcctgactggttgcatcactgcctggtatggcaattgctcagcctctgaccacaagacactacagagggtagtgcgtacggcccagtacatcactggggctaagttgcctgccatccaggacttctacaccaggcggtgtcagagaatggccctaaaaattgtcaaagaccccagccaccccagtcatagattgttctctctactaccgcatttCAAGCAGTACACAAGTGCTAAGTCTAGGACAAAATGGctcctcaacagtttttacccccaagccataagactcctgaacaggtaatcaaatggctacccggactatttgcattgtgtgccaccccaccccctctttgacgctgctgctactctgtttatcatacatgcatagtcactttaacactttaactatacattcatgttcatactacctcaattggcccgaccaacctggtgctcctgcacattggcgaactggactatctgcattgtgtcccaccacccgccagcctgactaaccggtgtctgtatgtagcctcgctacttctatagcctcactactgtatatagcctcactactgtatatagcctcactactgtatatagcctcagtactgttatttttcactgtctttttaccgttttatttctttacttacctattgttcacctaatacatttttttgcactattggttagagcctgtaagtaagcatttcactgtaaggtctacaccagttgtattcggccagcgtgacaaataaactttgatttgatatgttaccccactcttccaccaaggcacctgcaagttcccggacatttctggggggaatggccctagccctcaccctccgatccaacaggtcccagacgtgctcaaaggGATTGAGATACGGGCTCTTCTCTGGCCTTGGCAGAACacggacattcctgtcttgcaggaaatcacgcacagaatgagcagtatggctagtggcattgtcatgctggagggacatgtcagaatgagcctgcagaaagggtaccacatgagggaggaggatgtcttccctgtaacacacagcgttgagattgcctgcaatgacaacaagctctgtCCAATTgcgcgttcctggtgtaactcggcagTGGCTGgtaccatcctgtacctgtcctgcaggtgtgatgttcggttGTACCAATCCAGTGCAGTTGTTGTTACATGTGTTTTGCCACTGCAAgcatgatcagctgtctgtcctgtctccctgtagcgctgtcttaggcgtctcacagtaaggATATTGCCATTCATTGCCCTTcacacatctgcagtcctcatgcctccttgcagcatgcttaaggcacgttcacgcagatgagcagggaccctgggcatctttcttttgtttttttcagagtcagtagaagggcctaactgtgaccttaattgcctaccgtctgtaagctgttagtgtcttaacgaccgttccacaggtgcatgttcattaattgtttatggttcattgaacaagcatgggaaacagtgtttaaaccctttaaaaTGAAGATTTGTAAAGTTATctggatttttacaaatgatctttgaaagacaaggtcctgaaaaagggacattatTTTGTTGTTGCTTAGTTTATGAACTAGGGCTGAGTTTATGAACTAATTTCTGTGCATCAATTTTTTCGTGAATAATCACATTGCTTGAAAGCattaaaaatacagaaaatatcCAAAATACATAATAAATTGTGCTTCATCAATCTACCTGATTTTGATGACTTGGACAAAATTAAGATGTTAATTTTCTTGTAATGCTTTTTGTAtaaaaaaaatcttaatttaCAGCTCAATTTTAGCAAATTCTAAATTTGCGATTATTCATGACAAATCCTGTGATTAACTCAATGTTTTTATCATTTGACAGCCCTAGTATGAACATGATATCACAAATAAGTGTGATACAATTACTGTAGTAACTCTGAGCAAATACATAGATCAGGATCTGCAAGTCCTTACTCTGCACTAATGCTACATGCAACTATACAGTATATGAATGGTATAAAGCATCAGACACACCAAGGATACTGTTCTTAGCAGCTCTGCCGAAAGTGTCTGCAGTCAACTTTTTGTTGTTCACATAGCACAGCTCAACTCCAGAACACAAGTTGGCAGTCCCTTTCTTAAGATATGTTTGGCTTGTGCCTGTTAGCAAGAGCCTATTGGTGCGTTCTGGCATGTATTTTGCCTGTTTActttagggaacgcctactcagGGAATTGCAAGTGTGCAGTAACTCAATTAGCCTGTGCACTCCTTCTATACgccatttttgtccatttcagcaAATAGAAAAGTttacaaaacttagtccactctgttcgtaacatattctagttttgggaactgaaaactgtattgagaacatttgcagaatgtcggccaaaatccatctcgttccATTTTCTCCCATTGCCTGGCAACGGACTTCCTCTCaccaccatatttggtagtgagtggaaacgccaagcaGCTGCATGACATTTATACATCTAGTGAAATATCTGCATCATCTGTGCTAATGTTGTGGCTAGCTAGCCAGATGGCCACAACTAGATAACTAGCAACATTATAATTCAATCACAATGGATTCATTTTTTAATTAAGCAGGCTGCCTGTTAGCTTCTGAGAGTCAGTGGAGCAGCTAGCAAGCTATGTTGTGCTAACTTGCAAATATCGATGCTAACTGTTTAacaaacgttagctagcaagcgaACTGGCACTGATCGTATGGGATAATGGAGAATTGCTAGATAGCTAGTTTGGTAAAGCATTTAGTTTTGTGTGCATTGTGCTGCATACCACCCCATTCGTGTGTGTGACTGCCTGGCTCagttagcaagctaacgttagctagatagctaatgaGCAAGTGCACATGATCAAACTCAAGCTATATGTAAAATATGTAAAGACTTGCTATAGGAAAAAAAGTATAATGCAGCCCTGTTTTAGTTAGAACAATTCTGATATAAAGGCTGCGGATGACACCTGGAAAATTGCTTTCTGATTGACTCACAGCCAAGTAGAAATGGAAGGTTCTTCGGTACCAGGTCGGTACGTAGTGTTTTTGCAAGAGAAGGAACGGCCTCCTATTGTGCAATGTACCTATTGGCCATCAGTTTTCTCAGTGTGTCTGACCTCTAACAATTAATGGCACGCTGCCTGTCAAGATTAACGGCACGCTGCCTGTCAAGATTAACGGCAACCTTAAcgtaaactcactcacttttgtacatcgccttggtccgtacaatttaCCTTATTTTTGCGCCCAAAAAacataatacttccagatcaactgtaatatcAATACCAATGTAAATCACAATTgctcccctttccaacaaaatGAATGACGAAACCTTCATTGATGCCCATCTCTGCATTattcaagaaggcaatgagctccttcgggcctttaaaaaaatgtagggTGGGAAGCGAAGGCTACAAAGTGATCTTGAAAGAGGGAAATATGATGTGTGAAGAAACAGGTTTTTTCCACCCGATTTGTCCAACGAATCAactttaaaatgtaaataaaacaaataGTTTATGTAATGTCTCATCACATACctgtttgaaggtttgtgtcaaaTTTGAAGAGGGATTTAGGGCTGCGCTAACATTACCCTCACAAGTGAACTGCAGCTGTGCTGGCTTTTGAGTGTCACGATGGCTTGCAGTAATGACGTGGGGAAAAAATGCAACTGGCACCCTAGTCAAGAAATATTAGTTCAATATTAGCAATAATTATATTAATTTAGACAAAAATAATGAAGTTGTCTTACAAGCGTATATGGTTAAGCATGATTTTAATCAGTGAGAGAAGGGCTACCCCTGATGGAAAGAGGCTGTATGGCACAAAATGAGTTGCAAATGCGCGCTGTACGTTACTAGTGAAGATCACGATGTAACGTACAGCATCAGAGGGGTCagctttttaaaacattttctccAATACTGTTAGTAT from Oncorhynchus masou masou isolate Uvic2021 chromosome 22, UVic_Omas_1.1, whole genome shotgun sequence harbors:
- the LOC135509556 gene encoding ferritin, heavy subunit-like — encoded protein: MAEPSGKRLKTNLPNCKTHRAFLGSRVKQNLPAIVEESLCGVSTLIMEVAYILDALAKIFEQDDIALPRVAAFFHEQSVNEQAKAEAMLDYLSDRGGQYCSKDIQRPGCEEVYAVIPALELMLGQWKEEMAVMVELSQLSKEHSDPHSASVIKSRFLGPLVPRVKLLGDLLTNARRVGCTSDRSGGFGEYLIDQLQEELTNVSSR